TTTACCCATTAGTTTTTTAAATATACTTATTTTTGTATCGTAATAGTAATTTTCTAATTTATTGTAAAAGTGGTAGTCTGCCTGTAAATATCCGTTCAAACGGCGTGACATTTCTTTAACTATTCTAAATCTCATGTAATCCATTAAACTTGGCTTTGGAAGCTCAGAAGATTCAAGTGACTTGTAGAAGATCTTTGCTGTTTTTTGGATCTTTTTAATATTTTTCATGTCTGAACTGGAGGTTTTGGGCCATGGTGGTGTTTCAATTCCAAGTTTATCTACAATATTCATTCCCCATCCACCTGCAACCAACCCAATATAATTAAGGGTTTCTTTAAGTCCTATTCCTCCGGTTGTTGAAATTGCAATGGCATTTTGTTTGAAAAACTCTGGTCTGTGGCATAGGTAGGCCAGACGATCAACAAGTATTTTCATTAGCCATGTAACCTGCATAACATATACTGGTGAGGCTAAAATCACACCATCTGCATCCATAATCCTATTTACAATTTCATCTCGATCATCATCTTTTAGGGGACAACGATCTTCACCCTTTGAAATACACACGAAACATCCTTTACATGGCTTTAGATTAACATCTTGAAGGAATAAATATTCAAATTCAACCTTTCCAAGAGCTTTCATCTCTTCTTCTAATTTTCTTGTTAATTTATAGGTGTTACCTTTTTTCTTGGACTTCCCATAATTGCTAAAATCTTCATTTAAATTTCCCCTTACCCCTAATTTTTAATATGTACTGTTTTGATTTCAATAAAATTACTATATCATAAAATATACTAACGATTGTTCGTTAATTGTAATCATGCAGCATAGTATATAAAACTAACGTTCGTTCGTATAAATTTAATGTTTTTATTAGGTAAAAATGAATGCGAATATGGTTATCTACAATAAATTAATTGAAAATATAAGCATTTATTATAATCTTGATTAGGAGTAATTTTGATGGATTTTATAAAAGTGATTATGGGAACATTGGTAATTTATTTAGGTTTGTTTTGGGTAATTTTAGATTATTATAATAATATAAACTACAAAAACCAGTTTCAAGAAAAAAAAGATTTATATAGATAACAATTTTATGTTAGGATTCATTTTTATCTTCTTTGGATAAATTTCTAATTGATGATCATAGGTCGAATTTTAGTAAATTCATCTAAAAGATCATGGAAGTTTGAGTAAAAATAAAAAAAGAGAATTTTATTTAATTTCTTCAAATAGGTCTTTATCAAGCCCACACAATGGACATACCCAGTCATCTGGTAAATCTTCAAAGGGTGTTCCTGGTGCTACTCCTTGATCTGGGTCTCCTACTTCAGGATTGTAGACATACTGACAACCTGAACATTGATATTTTTTCATTTAACATCTCCCCAATTTTTTTATTCCATAGTTATTTTTGTAAATTTTTTTTGGAAAAGTGTAGTCTTTCTATAAATTAATATATTGTCCAAGATTTTTTTTATGAAAAGTTAATTAACCTTTAGGGGAATAATATTATTTTGAGGGGATTTTAAATGGATGAAGAATATAAAGAAGTCTTGAAAGTTCTATATGATTCATATAAGGAAAATCCAAAATATCAGGTAGATAATAACGATTTAAAAGAAAAATTAGATATTAAACCCGATGAATTAGTTGTTATCACGAATTATTTAGAAGGAGAAAGATATCTAACAATTGAGCCATATCTAGATGGTTTTGAAGTAAATATCCTTCCTCGTGGAATAAAATTAGTAGAAAAATGGAATAAAAAAGAGTAGGATATGGGTGTTTATAAACCTGTCTTCTTCTACATATCAAATCTGCTACTTCTTTTGATGATTTGAATGGGAATCATTTAATTTAATGATTATAAAGGCATGATTGGATATATTGAAAGTAATTCAATTAAGCTAATACATAAACGAAGTAACAATTTACTAGGATTATAACTACGAAAACCGTTGCAACATTGAGTGTGGCTAGTTTTGTAGCTGGTATTTTAGCTATAGGTCTTTTAATTATTGCAACGATCCCTAAACTTAATGAAATAACTGAAATTAGGGCGAGTATTAGAAAATTAATGCTTTGAGGAAATAGATTAGTGAATGATAAAACTATAAATGAAGTTGTGGTTAGTATTGCTAGTATTCCAAGTAATTTAAAACTGAATTCACGTCCTTTAATTACTGTCCATGTAATTTTATTGCCTAATTTATCCCCTTCCAGATCAGGAATTTCAACTCCTACAGTAAACATTAGTTGTAAAAACACAAAGGGTATTGAGAAAATTAGGAATGGGAGATCAATTGTACCCATTACAACAAAATAACCCATTGCGGGCATTATAAAGCCGTTTATTGCATTTGCAAATTCTCCTAATCTGCGATATGATAATTTGATGGGAGGAGCGGAATAAAACCATACTAGAGCGTTTCCAACTAACACGAACAAGAAGAATGAAATTGGATATGAATAAATAACCGTGAAAAATGCTCCAATAATTATGGATATGATAATAAAAAATATTGCTAAATTTTTTGATATTCCTCTTAACTCTGGATTTTCAACTAAGATACCACTTCCACCTGTGAAGGTAGTAGGAGTGCCATAATGGTCGACTTCAAAATCAAAATAATCATTGGCATAATGGATAGCCATACTGGCCATAAACAGAATCAAATATCCCCAAATAAATTTAGATAAAACGAATTGTGCATTTAATAGAAGAGCAAATAGGGCTCCTATTAAAAAGTACATAAAAATACCAAAGGTGAACTGAGGTTTTCCTAATTCTATAATTTTTTTTAAAGTATCCTTATTGTAATTTATAGTAATTTCAAATACCCCAATCTAATTATATTGCCCTACAGTAAAATAAATTTAATCTTTAAACATGAATAAATGTAAGGAATAAATTTTAAGATTAATTTATCTAATTGTTACATTAGTTATCCTCATCTCTATCGAGTATAGCATAGAATCCATCAGTATCAGCATATACCGGTTTGAATCCATGTTTTTCAGCCCTTTTCATTGTTTTCTGAAGAAAATCTCTTCCCCATGCAGTTATGGCTTCCGAGCACTCAATGCTGTACCATCTAAATGTGCTGTGATTGTAAAGTCCATAAATAGTGCTGGCGAGTCTTTTAAATGCTTTTTGTTGATAATTTAACACCTGACGTTCTCTGTAATCTGTGGATTCTGCTATGAGAGATTTAATTTGCATTCTATTTTCTAACACTTCGCTGACAACCGATGGAATAAATCCTTGGGGAGATTTCCTGAATTTATACCCGAATTCTGGTGCTATGTGGCATTCTTCACTATCATATTCAACCAGTGTTTCGGGTGAAATATTTTTAGAAATTATTATGCTGGGATAGAGGCTTCTAAAGTCGAAGTAATAAATATTCGTGTGTAATCCCTTAACAGGTTCTTCAACATAGCCACCCACCACATCTCTTAAATAATTTCCAAATTTGTTAGGTGCTATGTCCCCGTATTCAAAGGCTTTCCTTATTAAATACCATTCTACCTGTTTTCCCGAGCCCATACGAGCCACATCAAATAAGGGCTGGCCAACAATTCGTGTTAATTCCATACTCAATGGCAGCATTTTCTCTCCGATTTCGGTGACTGCCATTACATCTCCCAGTGAATATCTAAAGAGTTTCTCTAATTTTTCACCACCATCGTTCCAACAGGTGTATACCTCGTGTCCGGGGATATCAATTTTATTCTTCCCAAAAAGTTCTTTATACACCCTTTTCAGCGAATGATGCTCCAGTGGCAAGTTACGGTGCATGTTGGAATAGAGATCGATATGAATTCTTCCCTTTATCTGTGTGGCATTTCTAAGGCCATTATTAGTGATTCTAAGGTATGACCCATCAACTCCTAATTTAAGGGGTACACCCAACTTCTCTGCCCTCTCCTTAATATAGGGAAAGTCAAAACGGTCTGAATTGTATCCGAGAATAATATCTGGGTCTTCTGATTGTATGGTGTCAACATATCTTTCAATTAACTCTTTCTCGCTGGGCAAGGTTTTTACAAAGTCCAGTGACGATTTTTTGGTGGAAAATATCTTCTGATAGCCCTGGTTACTTGAGAAGCTTACCATGATTATGGGATCTTCCTTTACC
This sequence is a window from Methanobacterium sp. SMA-27. Protein-coding genes within it:
- a CDS encoding prenyltransferase — protein: MYFLIGALFALLLNAQFVLSKFIWGYLILFMASMAIHYANDYFDFEVDHYGTPTTFTGGSGILVENPELRGISKNLAIFFIIISIIIGAFFTVIYSYPISFFLFVLVGNALVWFYSAPPIKLSYRRLGEFANAINGFIMPAMGYFVVMGTIDLPFLIFSIPFVFLQLMFTVGVEIPDLEGDKLGNKITWTVIKGREFSFKLLGILAILTTTSFIVLSFTNLFPQSINFLILALISVISLSLGIVAIIKRPIAKIPATKLATLNVATVFVVIILVNCYFVYVLA
- a CDS encoding flavodoxin family protein, which gives rise to MKALGKVEFEYLFLQDVNLKPCKGCFVCISKGEDRCPLKDDDRDEIVNRIMDADGVILASPVYVMQVTWLMKILVDRLAYLCHRPEFFKQNAIAISTTGGIGLKETLNYIGLVAGGWGMNIVDKLGIETPPWPKTSSSDMKNIKKIQKTAKIFYKSLESSELPKPSLMDYMRFRIVKEMSRRLNGYLQADYHFYNKLENYYYDTKISIFKKLMGKIMLKIGFYTMRDNFVEK
- a CDS encoding DNA-directed DNA polymerase, giving the protein METRQFVLLDIDYITKNHVAVIRLFGRFIGENEGSIIALDKSFRPYIYVQPHDMDNCINDLSELKLLKVEKLQKRDNGLLKDFLKVTLNHPQDIYKLKDKILKLKSVENIREYDIPFYRRYLIDNGLFPMNTIEAEGNVLNSTHSSRGGKCLFEIHGEPKNLESDLEGLNMLSFNIEACNPKGMPQVKEDPIIMVSFSSNQGYQKIFSTKKSSLDFVKTLPSEKELIERYVDTIQSEDPDIILGYNSDRFDFPYIKERAEKLGVPLKLGVDGSYLRITNNGLRNATQIKGRIHIDLYSNMHRNLPLEHHSLKRVYKELFGKNKIDIPGHEVYTCWNDGGEKLEKLFRYSLGDVMAVTEIGEKMLPLSMELTRIVGQPLFDVARMGSGKQVEWYLIRKAFEYGDIAPNKFGNYLRDVVGGYVEEPVKGLHTNIYYFDFRSLYPSIIISKNISPETLVEYDSEECHIAPEFGYKFRKSPQGFIPSVVSEVLENRMQIKSLIAESTDYRERQVLNYQQKAFKRLASTIYGLYNHSTFRWYSIECSEAITAWGRDFLQKTMKRAEKHGFKPVYADTDGFYAILDRDEDN
- the rd gene encoding rubredoxin; this translates as MKKYQCSGCQYVYNPEVGDPDQGVAPGTPFEDLPDDWVCPLCGLDKDLFEEIK